Sequence from the Symbiopectobacterium purcellii genome:
GTTTGCCATAGACTTCAACACCGATGCTGAAATTAATCGCATGGATATTAATGACCATCAGTTGCTGAGTACTCTGCAATGCATAAACCGTAATCAGCGCCGACTTAGACAGGCGCAGCAGAGGTTCTCTCTCTCTTAGCGGACAGCAATATAACGGTTGCGCCGCAGACTGCGTCATCACTCCCGAAGGGTGTTGCGGGAGAACAACGGCAGGAACCTGATCGGTAGCAACATAGTTCGCCGTTGCAAAACGAATCAGCTCAGGCGTACTTTGTGCTTCTTGCAGTAAAACCAGATGCGCATCTTTACCGAAGTTTTGTAATACAGAAAGCCAGTGCAGGCGCTGCTGTTTGTAGATGTTCCATACCAATACACGCAGTACATCGTTTTTTTCAAGCAACGGCTCCTCTGGCAGTGCCTGCATAACAGGATACTGTATACCAGAGGAAAAAATTCTCTCTACGGGCTGCCCCGCACTGTACCTTACCGCATAGGTTTTTTTTCGCACAACGAACCTGCT
This genomic interval carries:
- a CDS encoding endonuclease/exonuclease/phosphatase family protein, with product MRKKTYAVRYSAGQPVERIFSSGIQYPVMQALPEEPLLEKNDVLRVLVWNIYKQQRLHWLSVLQNFGKDAHLVLLQEAQSTPELIRFATANYVATDQVPAVVLPQHPSGVMTQSAAQPLYCCPLREREPLLRLSKSALITVYALQSTQQLMVINIHAINFSIGVEVYGKQLDAIGEQVKRHAGPVVMAGDFNAWSRQRINALYQFASEIALREVRFVDDQRRRTFGRPLDFVFYRGLHVMQSSVLVTQASDHNPLLVEFQLPA